In a single window of the Thiohalophilus sp. genome:
- a CDS encoding phosphomannomutase/phosphoglucomutase, producing MARRRKRKSKHQQQQISSGGVTLTTVSLIAFFLFSAILTVAVFTGQMTPLLALQTQENAVLENEARRTATGISEAVADYAQGLHSVAKDPQTRELLRSGNRAAIAEREHELQSMFNNALQVRLLQPKIYSPDKSSEPHLGFACLDQQRQAEELRSRPPVEVHALDTPQQHIDIVEPVLNRAGDEVIGHVQLALDAGLLDQWMQQAAGKGYVELKQKITEQNSVLLGKAGDPAYQTRAESTHVDIPNTAWQLSAWMPQVVRVSAFNVNLLTILVISIVLIGISVLLLYQAMSRSIRNDLENFMLLEASLLRGNKRHEYFMKMKEFKQMAKRLDDLTVAPVVQREHDDDSHSFNTPMGATSSDRLFADSSISVEELDSDENQARFQNREPEPPKKPEPAPTAALPAMPPAEIFKAYDIRGIVGRTLSAQHAMLIGQALGSEASRRGLTKMAFARDGRKSGPELGGALVRGLQSTGLQVIDVGMVPTPVLYYAAHEMAEGSGVMLTGSHNPPDYNGFKMMLGGETLSGDVIQDLRRRIENKDFVQGKGSYATHKVTNDYLKRIVSDIKITRPLKVVIDCGNGVAGAVAPALFRALGVEVIDIYSEVDGSFPNHHPDPSQPENLRDVIELVRAQGADLGIAFDGDGDRLGVVSSDGNIIWPDRLMMLYAADILSRNHGAQIIYDIKCSSNLTRVIWEKGGEPIMWKTGHSLIKAKMKQSGALLAGEMSGHIFFQERWYGFDDALYAAARLLELLANDKRSPREVFAALPDAINTPELRIELAEGEPHQVMEALMNQVDFEDASVLMIDGVRADFEDGWGLVRASNTTPSLILRFEAKDKEALQRIQQKFRELLQTVKPDLAMPF from the coding sequence GTGGCCCGTCGTCGCAAACGCAAAAGCAAGCACCAGCAACAACAGATCAGTTCCGGTGGCGTTACCCTGACCACGGTGAGCCTGATCGCCTTTTTCCTGTTCAGCGCCATTTTGACCGTGGCCGTGTTTACCGGCCAGATGACGCCGCTGCTCGCCCTGCAGACCCAGGAAAATGCGGTGCTGGAAAACGAGGCCCGGCGCACGGCCACGGGTATCAGCGAGGCGGTGGCCGATTACGCCCAGGGCCTGCACAGCGTGGCAAAGGATCCGCAGACTCGTGAGCTGTTGAGAAGCGGTAATCGGGCGGCAATCGCCGAGCGCGAACATGAATTGCAGTCGATGTTTAATAACGCCCTGCAAGTGCGTCTGCTGCAGCCGAAAATCTATTCCCCGGATAAAAGCAGCGAGCCGCATCTCGGGTTTGCCTGTCTGGATCAGCAGCGTCAGGCCGAGGAGTTACGAAGCCGCCCGCCGGTCGAGGTTCATGCGCTGGATACCCCGCAGCAACATATCGATATCGTCGAGCCGGTCCTGAATCGGGCTGGGGACGAGGTGATTGGCCATGTGCAGCTGGCGCTCGATGCCGGCCTGCTGGATCAGTGGATGCAGCAGGCCGCCGGCAAGGGTTATGTCGAGCTGAAGCAGAAAATCACCGAACAAAATTCGGTCCTGCTGGGCAAGGCGGGAGATCCTGCCTATCAGACCCGGGCCGAGTCGACCCATGTGGATATTCCCAATACCGCCTGGCAGCTGTCGGCCTGGATGCCGCAGGTGGTCCGGGTTTCGGCGTTTAATGTGAACCTGCTGACCATTCTGGTTATCAGCATCGTGCTGATAGGAATCTCGGTGCTGTTGTTGTACCAGGCGATGAGTCGTTCCATCCGCAATGATCTGGAAAACTTCATGCTGCTTGAGGCCAGTCTGCTGCGCGGGAACAAGCGTCATGAGTATTTCATGAAAATGAAAGAGTTCAAGCAGATGGCGAAACGGCTGGACGATCTGACTGTGGCTCCGGTTGTGCAACGCGAGCATGATGATGACAGTCACTCGTTCAACACCCCGATGGGGGCGACGAGCAGCGATCGGCTGTTTGCGGACAGCAGCATCTCAGTCGAAGAACTGGACAGCGACGAGAATCAGGCACGTTTTCAAAACAGGGAGCCCGAACCGCCAAAAAAGCCTGAACCGGCGCCGACAGCGGCGTTGCCCGCTATGCCGCCGGCGGAGATTTTCAAGGCGTATGACATTCGCGGCATCGTCGGGCGTACCCTGAGTGCCCAGCACGCCATGTTGATCGGCCAGGCGCTGGGCAGTGAAGCCAGCCGCCGCGGGCTGACGAAAATGGCCTTTGCCCGCGATGGGCGCAAGTCCGGTCCGGAACTGGGCGGTGCGCTGGTGCGCGGTCTGCAATCAACCGGTTTGCAGGTAATCGATGTCGGCATGGTACCGACACCGGTGCTTTATTATGCGGCGCATGAAATGGCCGAGGGCTCCGGTGTCATGCTGACCGGCAGCCATAACCCGCCCGATTATAATGGTTTCAAGATGATGCTGGGTGGAGAGACACTCTCCGGGGACGTGATCCAGGATCTGCGTCGGCGTATCGAGAACAAGGATTTTGTGCAGGGCAAGGGCAGTTATGCCACGCACAAGGTGACCAACGACTACCTCAAGCGCATCGTTTCCGATATCAAGATCACCCGGCCCTTAAAGGTCGTGATCGATTGCGGTAACGGGGTGGCCGGCGCGGTGGCGCCGGCACTGTTTCGCGCGCTCGGTGTCGAGGTGATCGACATTTACAGCGAGGTGGATGGCAGCTTTCCCAACCACCATCCCGATCCCAGTCAGCCGGAGAACCTGCGCGATGTGATCGAACTGGTGCGCGCCCAGGGTGCCGATCTGGGTATTGCCTTTGACGGTGATGGCGATCGCCTCGGTGTGGTTAGCAGCGACGGTAATATCATCTGGCCGGATCGGCTGATGATGCTGTATGCCGCCGATATCCTGTCGCGCAATCATGGCGCGCAGATTATTTACGACATCAAATGCTCCAGTAACCTGACCCGGGTGATCTGGGAAAAAGGCGGCGAGCCGATCATGTGGAAAACAGGTCATTCATTGATCAAGGCCAAAATGAAACAGTCCGGCGCACTGCTGGCCGGTGAAATGAGCGGACACATTTTCTTTCAGGAGCGTTGGTACGGTTTCGATGATGCCCTGTATGCCGCCGCGCGTCTGCTGGAACTTCTGGCTAATGACAAACGAAGTCCGCGGGAAGTGTTTGCCGCCCTGCCGGATGCCATCAATACGCCCGAACTACGTATTGAACTGGCAGAAGGTGAACCGCATCAGGTTATGGAAGCGTTAATGAACCAGGTCGATTTCGAGGATGCCAGCGTGCTCATGATCGACGGTGTGCGCGCCGATTTCGAGGACGGCTGGGGCCTGGTACGCGCTTCAAATACCACGCCGAGTCTGATCTTGCGCTTTGAAGCCAAAGACAAGGAGGCGCTACAACGGATTCAGCAGAAATTCCGCGAGTTGTTGCAGACGGTCAAGCCGGATCTGGCGATGCCATTTTAA
- the argB gene encoding acetylglutamate kinase has translation MSINPDTALNIARVLTEALPYIQRFQGKTMVIKYGGNAMVDEKLKQGFARDIVLMKLVGMNPVIVHGGGPQIGNVLDQIGKESKFIEGMRVTDAETMDVVLMVLGGLVNKEIVNLINQAGGHAVGLTGKDGGLIRARKMTFERHNPEMNAPEIIDIGHVGDVESIDPSVVNMLVKQGDFIPVIAPIGVGEDGQSYNINADLVAGKLATTLGAEKLILLTNIPGVLDNNGELLTGLKAKEVEALIADGTIHGGMLPKIRCALDAVHSGVGTAQIIDGRVEHAVLLEVLTDEGVGTLIRS, from the coding sequence ATGAGCATTAATCCAGATACCGCATTGAACATCGCCAGGGTCCTGACCGAGGCCTTGCCCTATATCCAGCGCTTTCAGGGCAAGACCATGGTCATCAAGTATGGTGGCAACGCCATGGTGGACGAGAAGCTCAAGCAGGGCTTTGCGCGCGATATCGTGCTGATGAAGCTGGTGGGGATGAATCCCGTGATCGTGCACGGTGGCGGGCCGCAAATCGGCAATGTCCTGGATCAGATCGGCAAGGAGAGCAAGTTTATCGAAGGCATGCGGGTAACCGATGCCGAAACCATGGATGTCGTGCTGATGGTTCTCGGCGGTCTGGTCAACAAGGAGATCGTCAATCTCATCAATCAGGCCGGCGGGCATGCGGTCGGTTTGACCGGCAAGGATGGCGGGCTGATCCGGGCACGCAAGATGACCTTCGAACGGCACAACCCGGAGATGAACGCCCCCGAGATCATCGATATCGGGCATGTCGGCGACGTGGAGAGTATCGATCCTTCCGTGGTGAACATGCTGGTCAAGCAGGGAGACTTTATTCCGGTGATTGCGCCCATCGGTGTCGGCGAGGATGGCCAGTCCTATAATATCAATGCCGATCTGGTGGCCGGCAAACTCGCCACCACTCTGGGTGCGGAAAAACTGATTCTGTTAACCAATATCCCCGGGGTGCTGGATAACAACGGTGAACTGTTGACCGGGCTCAAGGCCAAAGAGGTTGAGGCACTGATCGCTGATGGCACGATTCACGGCGGTATGTTACCGAAGATCCGCTGTGCCCTGGATGCCGTGCACTCCGGCGTGGGTACGGCCCAGATCATCGACGGCCGGGTCGAGCATGCGGTATTACTGGAAGTGTTGACCGATGAAGGTGTCGGCACTCTTATCCGGAGCTAA
- a CDS encoding sulfite exporter TauE/SafE family protein, protein MLEYILLFVVSLVANAFSAFAGGGAGLLQLPALIFLGLPFSVALATHKLASVALGIGASARHFRERNLDWQFALLMLLTGVPGVVLGAGVILSVPDRWAELALGLLTVGLGIYSWASPGLGQVDTRTHRDRAGWLIGGAVLFGIGFLNGSLTSGTGLFVTLWLVRWFGLDYKRAVAHTLVMVGLFWNSSGALTLGLLGSIKWDWVPVLLLGSLLGGYLGAHYSIIKGNRAIKRVFEIVTILVGIKLIIG, encoded by the coding sequence ATGTTGGAGTACATCCTGTTATTTGTTGTGTCCCTGGTGGCCAATGCGTTTTCCGCCTTTGCCGGCGGAGGTGCCGGGCTGCTGCAGTTGCCGGCGTTGATCTTTCTCGGCCTGCCTTTCAGTGTCGCCCTGGCAACCCACAAACTGGCCAGTGTTGCGTTGGGTATCGGCGCCTCGGCCCGCCACTTTAGAGAAAGGAACCTCGACTGGCAATTCGCGCTGTTGATGCTGTTGACCGGCGTGCCGGGCGTGGTCCTGGGTGCCGGCGTGATTCTCAGCGTGCCGGACCGCTGGGCGGAACTGGCGCTGGGATTGTTGACTGTCGGGCTGGGTATCTACTCCTGGGCCAGCCCGGGGCTCGGGCAGGTCGATACGCGAACCCATCGCGACCGGGCCGGATGGCTGATCGGCGGGGCCGTATTGTTCGGCATCGGGTTTCTCAATGGCTCGCTGACCTCCGGAACCGGCTTGTTCGTTACCCTGTGGCTGGTGCGCTGGTTTGGTCTCGACTACAAGCGCGCCGTCGCCCATACACTGGTCATGGTCGGCCTGTTCTGGAACAGCAGCGGCGCCCTGACCCTGGGACTGCTGGGGTCGATCAAGTGGGACTGGGTGCCGGTTCTGCTGCTCGGCTCATTACTGGGCGGCTACCTCGGTGCCCACTATTCCATCATCAAGGGCAACCGGGCGATCAAGCGTGTATTCGAGATCGTGACTATCCTGGTGGGAATCAAGCTGATCATTGGGTAA
- a CDS encoding exodeoxyribonuclease III, with protein MFRVITANLNGIRAAQRKGFFEWMKRQKADVICIQETKAQEHQLDNNIFYPKGYHTYYFDAQKKGYSGVAIMSRHRPDKVSIGLGWDHVDTEGRWIEIEIGKLTVASLYLPSGSSSEQRHNNKLIFMDRFAGDLKAMRRRRRDYIICGDFNTVHKEIDIKNWKSNQKTSGVTPVERAWLDNLFDNIGFIDAFREINKKPDQYTWWSNRGNARENNVGWRIDYQIITPGLKGTVKKASVYKNKWFSDHAPLTIDYDITV; from the coding sequence ATGTTCAGAGTGATTACCGCCAATCTCAACGGCATTCGCGCTGCCCAGCGCAAGGGGTTCTTCGAATGGATGAAACGCCAGAAGGCGGATGTGATCTGCATCCAGGAGACCAAGGCGCAGGAGCACCAGCTGGATAACAATATTTTCTACCCGAAGGGCTATCACACCTATTATTTCGACGCCCAGAAAAAAGGCTACAGCGGCGTGGCGATCATGAGTCGCCACCGGCCGGACAAGGTCTCCATCGGGCTGGGCTGGGATCATGTCGATACCGAAGGGCGCTGGATCGAAATCGAGATCGGCAAGCTCACCGTCGCCTCGCTCTATCTCCCCTCCGGCTCCTCCAGCGAACAGCGCCATAATAACAAGCTGATCTTCATGGACCGCTTCGCCGGGGATCTCAAGGCCATGCGCCGCCGACGCCGCGATTACATCATCTGCGGCGACTTCAATACCGTGCACAAGGAGATCGACATCAAGAACTGGAAATCCAACCAGAAAACCTCCGGCGTCACCCCGGTGGAACGCGCCTGGCTGGATAATCTGTTCGACAACATCGGCTTCATCGATGCGTTTCGCGAGATCAACAAAAAACCCGATCAGTACACCTGGTGGTCAAACCGCGGCAATGCCCGCGAGAACAACGTCGGCTGGCGTATCGACTATCAGATCATCACACCGGGCCTCAAAGGCACCGTTAAAAAAGCCTCGGTATATAAAAACAAGTGGTTCTCCGACCACGCCCCGCTGACCATCGACTATGACATCACTGTATAG
- the pyrE gene encoding orotate phosphoribosyltransferase — translation MRDYQQEFIEFALQREVLRFGEFTLKSGRVSPYFFNAGLFNSGKSLARLGRYYAQTIVDAGVQFDVLFGPAYKGIPLAAATAVALAEQHDRDVPYAFNRKEAKAHGEGGNIVGAPLQGKVLIIDDVITAGTAIGEAMEIIEANGASPAGVVIALDRQEKGKGELSAIQEVENNYGIPVHSIIQLELLIEYLSKQPGMDDKLEAVKAYRNQYGIE, via the coding sequence ATGCGTGATTATCAACAGGAATTTATCGAGTTCGCCCTGCAGCGCGAGGTATTGCGCTTTGGTGAATTTACCCTCAAGTCGGGGCGGGTCAGTCCCTATTTTTTCAATGCCGGGCTGTTCAACAGTGGCAAGTCGCTGGCGCGACTGGGGCGCTATTACGCGCAGACCATCGTTGATGCCGGTGTGCAGTTCGATGTGCTGTTCGGCCCCGCCTACAAGGGCATTCCGCTGGCCGCCGCCACAGCCGTGGCCCTGGCCGAGCAGCATGATCGGGACGTGCCCTATGCTTTCAACCGCAAGGAAGCCAAGGCCCACGGCGAGGGGGGCAACATCGTCGGCGCGCCGCTGCAGGGCAAGGTGCTGATCATCGATGATGTGATTACCGCCGGCACCGCCATCGGCGAGGCGATGGAAATTATCGAGGCCAACGGTGCCAGCCCGGCGGGCGTGGTGATCGCGCTGGACCGTCAGGAGAAGGGCAAGGGCGAACTCTCCGCTATCCAGGAAGTCGAGAACAATTACGGCATCCCGGTGCACAGCATTATCCAGCTTGAGCTGCTCATCGAATACCTGTCAAAACAGCCCGGGATGGATGACAAGCTCGAAGCGGTCAAGGCCTACCGTAACCAGTACGGCATCGAGTGA
- a CDS encoding DUF2057 family protein: MNWRTLTALLLATLLLAACAPTGPVKFYSGTDKPKHEIATVRVPGPITVTRIDGREVRVPSQEEGFYALHLLPGRHTLTFKYELYWGAADAGMLLKSKPTTIQAEFSADRVYELRYDEPRNESEAFSLASDFQATLVEAGSGRRVAATASDEYPSGFTNAEPVVRETPASTPSAQSGGSLPTASQAVNEDAVKRLKFWWLMADEAEREAFRKWIQQDMPNFGGTE, translated from the coding sequence ATGAACTGGCGAACACTGACAGCTCTTTTATTGGCCACCCTGTTGCTGGCGGCCTGCGCGCCGACCGGTCCGGTCAAGTTTTATTCCGGCACGGACAAACCGAAGCATGAAATCGCGACGGTCAGGGTCCCCGGCCCGATCACCGTCACCCGTATCGACGGTCGCGAAGTCCGCGTGCCGTCTCAGGAGGAAGGCTTTTACGCACTGCACCTGCTGCCCGGCCGACACACCCTGACCTTCAAATACGAGCTCTACTGGGGTGCGGCCGACGCCGGCATGCTGCTCAAATCCAAACCGACCACAATACAGGCCGAGTTCAGTGCCGACCGGGTGTATGAACTGCGTTATGACGAGCCCCGCAACGAAAGCGAGGCCTTCAGCCTGGCCAGTGACTTTCAGGCCACGCTGGTGGAAGCCGGCAGCGGCAGGCGCGTCGCCGCCACCGCATCGGATGAATATCCGTCAGGATTTACCAACGCCGAACCGGTGGTCCGCGAAACGCCCGCCTCGACACCGTCGGCACAAAGCGGCGGCTCGCTGCCCACTGCCAGTCAGGCTGTCAATGAAGACGCCGTCAAACGGCTCAAGTTCTGGTGGCTGATGGCGGATGAAGCCGAACGCGAGGCATTCCGCAAGTGGATACAGCAGGATATGCCAAACTTCGGGGGGACAGAATAA
- a CDS encoding ABC transporter permease: MLFLGEAVVLSALGGLVRGIGSGQLLQLMLPVLPVQPTWGFVILAESIAIIIGLLAGVLPAQRAARLDPVEALRAE; encoded by the coding sequence ATGCTGTTTCTGGGCGAGGCGGTGGTGCTGTCGGCCCTCGGCGGGCTGGTGCGGGGCATCGGCAGCGGGCAATTGCTGCAACTGATGTTACCCGTACTGCCGGTGCAGCCCACCTGGGGGTTCGTGATATTGGCCGAGTCGATCGCAATAATCATCGGCCTGCTGGCCGGCGTGCTGCCGGCCCAACGCGCGGCCCGACTGGATCCGGTCGAGGCGCTGAGAGCGGAATAA
- the slmA gene encoding nucleoid occlusion factor SlmA: MDQHKTNKLSRRQQILEVLASELEKSPGERITTAGLARAVGVSEAALYRHFPSKARMFEGLIEFIEESIFGLINRILEDQKSALTRSEHIMALVLGFAGKNAGITRLLAGDVLVGETERLRSRIDQFYDRLETQFKQVLREGEMNGELPPDMPVGPAANLLLAVVEGRINQYVRTGFRRPPLEMWEDQWSLLVGLLQSRQ; this comes from the coding sequence ATGGACCAGCATAAAACCAACAAACTGTCGCGCCGCCAGCAGATCCTCGAGGTTCTGGCAAGCGAACTGGAAAAAAGTCCCGGTGAGCGGATTACCACCGCGGGCCTGGCCCGCGCGGTCGGGGTTTCCGAGGCGGCCCTTTACCGACATTTTCCGAGCAAGGCCCGGATGTTCGAAGGGCTCATCGAATTTATCGAAGAGTCGATCTTCGGTCTCATCAACCGGATACTCGAGGATCAAAAATCCGCGCTCACGCGTAGCGAACATATCATGGCGCTGGTACTTGGCTTTGCCGGCAAGAACGCCGGAATTACCCGTCTGCTGGCCGGGGACGTACTGGTGGGCGAAACGGAACGCCTGCGTAGCCGTATCGACCAGTTTTATGATCGTTTGGAGACCCAGTTCAAGCAGGTATTGCGTGAGGGCGAGATGAACGGCGAATTGCCGCCGGATATGCCGGTGGGTCCGGCGGCCAATCTGTTACTGGCAGTGGTGGAAGGCCGGATCAATCAGTATGTACGTACTGGCTTTCGTCGCCCGCCGCTGGAGATGTGGGAGGATCAGTGGAGCCTGCTGGTGGGTCTGCTGCAAAGTCGGCAGTAA